CAAGTCTTGGAAAGTGCAAATATTTGTTACACTTGGACCTTTCTGGTAATAGTTTTAGTGGTATCATCCCTAGAGTGATATTTGATCTTTCCTCCTTAATAGAGCTATACTTGAGTAGAAattctttctttgattctctaCCTTTGGAAGTGGGTCGGTTGACAAATCTTGGAATCCTAGCTGCTTCTAAGAACATGTTGTATGGGCAAATCCCTTTCACCCTTGGTTCTTGTACAAGCTTAGAGCACCTTTTTATGGAGGGTAACTTACTTCAAGGATCTATACCACCGTCACTGAGTTCTCTGAGAGGTCTTCAAGATTTAGATCTTTCACACAATAACTTATCTGGTTCTATCCCAAAATATTTGGGTGCATTTAAGTTTTTGCGAAAGCTAAATTTATCATTTAATCATTTGGAGGGTGAGGTATCAGTAGATGGAGCCTTTGGAAACTTGAGTGTAGTTTCTGTCATTGGAAACGATAAGCTTTGTGGAGGCATACCAGAACTTCATTTGCTAGCATGCCAAACTCAAAAATTGAAAGAAGATGGCAAGCCTCATGTTTTCAAGCTGATAGTCATCCTATGTGGTTGTGGGGGCTTTCTGTGTTTGATTTTTGGggcattttttttcattttctaccggagaagaaaagaaaagaaagaatccaCTTTACTTATGATTGAGAGTCTCCATTTTAAGATCTCTTATGCCCAACTCCTTAAAGCTACCGATGGATTTTCTTCTGCAAATTTGATTGGAGTAGGAGGTTTCGGTTCGGTGTATAAAGGAGTTCTCAATAATGGGAAAACTATTGTTGCAGTAAAGGTCCTCAACATTAGACAAAGAGGTGCTTCCAAGAGTTTCAAGGTTGAATGTGAATCCCTTAGAAATATCCGGCATCGTAATCTTGTAAAAATCTTAACATCTTGCTCAAGTATAGATTTTGAAGGCAATGATTTCAAGGCTTTAGTATATGAGTTCATGCCCGGTGGGAATCTGGAGAGTTGGTTACATCCACATGCAAATGGCATACAAGATGAGCAAAAGCATTTAAACCTTGTTCAAAGATTGAATATTGCCATTGATATGGCAACAGCATTGGATTATCTTCACCACCATTGTCATACGCAAATTATTCATTGTGATCTAAAGCCAAGTAATATTCTTCTAGATGCTGACTTGACTGCACATTTGGGTGATTTCGGGATATCAAGAATTCTTTCAAAAGTCACAAGTAGATCTCAAAATCACACGAGCTCAATCGGAATAAAGGGATCTATTGGATATATTGCACCAGGTAATGTACATCTTTTCTTGATCTATTataattttgtcctcttctttAGAAAGCTGGTACTTACCTTAGTGTTATGATTGTATTATTTATCTTACCTATGCTTAGATGATATTTTGAACGCCTTTATTTCTATACCAAAGTTTTGACTACACCTTTCTATACTGTAATCAAATTATACTTTGAATGCCATAGGTTACCAACTGTGGGTTTTAAAAGACATGCATTTAGTTTTTATAAGGTTGGTAGTTTTTCCCATACATAAACATTAGAGGAGCCTGTGTTCCTAATATGAGCACTATAAGAATGAATTTGAAGATACCCTAACCTCTCTTGAGATCCAAATTGAGATACTGGATACCTATATCACTATAAACTCTAGACCCAAATAATTTGCTTTTAAACCCTTGAGTTCAATTGTGTAGGTTTCAATATGTCATGTTATTCTTCCAGTTGAGATCGATAGATTTTGCTCTTATTCTCACCAGTTATAGAAGTACTAACCTAACATGCATAAATTACAGAGTATGGTGCAGGTGTTGATATTTCAACGATTGGTGATGTCTACAGTTATGGGATTCTCTTGTTAGAGATGTTCACAGGGAAAAGGCGCATGAAATATTCAAAGATAACTTTAATCTTCACTGCTGGGCTGAGATGGCTTTGAATGATGGAGTGATGGCTGTCGTTGACCCATCACTTCTCTccatggaagaagatgaagaagaggaagcaacAACTATAACCAACATCAATAGAAGTCGAAGATGCATTAAAGAGAGAGTGCAAGAATGCCTTGTGTTAGTTATTAGGATTGGAGTTGTCTGCTCAGTTGAATCACCATTGGATCGAATGGACATAAATGATGTGATCAAGGAGCTACATCTGATCAAGAACATTTATCTGGGAGTTGGCACTAATCGAGGAAGATGAACCATAATAAGGGCTATGAAAAGTGTAAGTCATCATTTCCTTTGAAAATTGAGTTTTCTATACTTATCTGTGAAAttgaaacttttttcttttgtttgagtTAATTATGTTTTTAATCTAAGTAATTTGAACATGCATTCTTGATGATCCAAGCTGCTAAATACAACATCAAACCTGAACCTGAAACCTTTGgacctattattttttttggaggaaaacaaaaccttaaaacctgaAAACTATTAACCCAACTATGAGTGTTTGCTGGAGATGAATCGCTCTGGGAACTGGGTCACCGGAGAGTATAGAGAGATCACTGGCAATATCCCAAGCGAGAGAAATATCACTGGAGTACTGTGGAAAAGAGAGAACCAATGGTGAGTTGAAAACAGAGGGGGTGTGCTGAAAAACAGGGAGGAAGAGATGGCCGAAAAGATGGAGTTGCGGAAAAAGGTCACAACAGATTTGAGAGACCAACATTTCTCCCTGAAGTGGACAGAGATATCACCTTATTAGGAAACTATATAATAGATTGGACaatgttgggttttttttttttttttggtgaataaaaaatatattaaaaaaaaagaggaaaaattacAAGGCAAGATACCATCAGGAGGCACCTCATAAACAAAGAGAGCTAAAAAGGATCAAAACATGAAACTAGAGAATGATAGCTAGCTCAACTCAAAAGGAGCAACAACAAGCTCATACTATGTTCGTCAGATTTTCCAATCGGATGAGCAAAGAAAGCAAGGGGAAAATCTAATACGATGACTCTTTTCCTTACGTAAAGCAAAGATTCGCGCGCCTtcccaattaaaaaaatatgtaataGATTATCTAAGAACATGCCCTTTCTACCGTGTAATAATCAAACCATTAAAGGGAGGGGACCAAACTCCATATAAAGAGATATTGCATGAGCTGTGCAATTGGAGTTCAAATTCTTTGCAGTGAGTGgtgaggtgcaatgagcatccaaTGATTGGGAGGGCCCGGCCATGCACCCTAGTAGTTGAATCCTCACTGCACCTCGCAGAAAACAATTTTGACACGTGCAACTTCATGCTGATAATAACAGATGAGAAACCAATCACAAACAAGCTGAATCCATTAAACTCTTACAAGTATACGACTCCCTGCTAATCTCcccttctcccaaaaaaaaaaagaaaatacatccCCAAATAGTTTTATGATTAACATTATAGTCTCCTTTTGCTATTATGCTCAATTCAGAGAAATGAGCCCATGTTGTTACGCTTTGTGACATGAAAAATGTAAgccattcatttttttatttatttttcaatgctAGGGCTGTCTCTGATGGACGTTGAGAAGCTAGACAACTGAAAGTACAAAGAAAGATTGAAGGCAACGAGGACATGGGCCACAACAAGAATTCCAATAATGACCATAGGATCATTTTCTTTACTTGCTGACATCAAGGAATAAACTAGAATATTTCATGAACCTGTTTTTAAGTATGTGCCATGAGGAAATAATTGAAAGGCTCAAGCCATTTTGTTATCATGGTTACAATAATATTTGTGAGGGGGAGTGTCTATTGTAGACGTAATTTGTCAAGTGCATATTTGTTTTTAACTTAAGTGTCCTATGAGTCAATTGTTGAAATAGGAGTTTAACATTTGATTAATGGGTTTTACcttaatcctttttcttttttttttcaaaagtggtTTCATAATCATTTTCTTATTGAAACTTACATAACCTTGGTGTGCCTAATTTTCATTTTGACTAATAGTATCCTCACTAACCTTCAACAAATTAGAACAGAGAATCAGATTCAAGTAACTTAAAATTTTCAACCCAACTCTATTGTAACTTCTCCGGAGAAAATTGTAATGGTAATGATCACATTTTTCACGTTGTTAGGTTTTCCCTGATGTGAAAAGTTTAAAACTCAGATCGGATCCATTAGGATTGTCTGGATTGAATTGGTAATAGGGATTGGATCGGATCCTTCctcttttaattggtttttattatcAGTTAAGTTCAAATGTGGATCAAACACCGTACAAGAATAATTTTCATACAAGGACCTAATCCACATCCAAGCGACAATGAGTCCAAATGGTAAAAGTCATGCTTTGTTGTCTACGTATCTTGAATTCACTCCAACAGAGTGAAAGCGCTTAGAATCCTAGAATtctaggctgcatttggtatgcaTTGCAAGAATTTGTAAACCCACTATTGAACTTATCCTATGTTTCACTTGGGCGATTGAAGCTCTTTCTCTACTATGTGTTGGTGTCACTCTATATCTTCGACACTTTGGTTGTCAAATGATCGATTTGATCCACGAACCAACTGATCCATTTTCATCCGTCAGAGGAGAATGACCGAATCTTGGGCCACTCTCTAGTTTTTGGGCTGATAATGGTTGAAACCAAAGCCAGCCTGACAAGAGATttaatcaatttcaattttgatcCGATTTAGATTTGGCTTATTTTGGTTTTATGTTGTCGGATTGTTATCGATTTGATATCTAGTTCGATCCAATTCAATTTCATTTACCATATGCATATATTTACACAATTATGGAGACAAGACAGGCACAGTTTGAAATGGTTTTCAGTTGAAAATTAGAATCGGAATTGGGGTTCGAATCGGCCCTTGTCGGATGGAATCGGTTAGAAATGGAATCGTTTGAATCGAGTCCTTCTCATATCTGAAaattgaaaacccaaaaatctggTCCCCAAAACCCTAGAGTTAGCCGCTTCAGATTTCATAACGGCCAGAATCAGAAGCGATCATGATCAATTCCAATCCGCCCTATTCCATTGATCCGATTCTCATTTTTGAAAACATAACTCATCATATGTTCCAGCTCCACGTTTTCTTCTCCGATTACCGACTGGAGTCAGATTAAATACAAAGCCAGTAATCGTCCAGTTCTCCATTTTACAGAGATTTTGGTGGGAAATTGATCGGATATACTTCCATGGAAGAAACATCTTCTCGCGCCCACCTGAAGCGCCCTCTTTCAGATGATGACGAGCCGAACAAACCTCCCATGTACCTTTTCCTCCCATCTCTGCACCTCATTCGTATTTTCGTATTGGTTTCTTGggtgttcttttttcttttcttttcttttttcttttttttctggttgATAAGATTTGCTATCTgcaactgtttttttttttgttaacgagATTTGTTCTCGCGTTCGTTTTCAGCTTTCGCGTTTCCTTTTAGGTTTTTCCGAGACAAATTAATGTCTCTTATCCGGAATGcctgatttttcattttctctgaAGTGTATTTGTGCTTATTTTCTTCTCCCTCCGGCAAACCCAAATACCCTTTTGGGTTCGTTCCTTTTGTTTATCTGCTTAGCTTGAACTATTTGACTTGACAGGCCAAAGAGAGTCAGATTCCCTAAGGGTAAGAAGGTGAAGGTCGGCGATGAAGTTGCAAGCGTGAGCAAAGATGAGGAAGTTCCTAGCGAGGGGAAAAATCCTAAGCTTGCTGCCAAGGAACGCGCAAAGCGTCGGAATCAGATGACTGCTGAACTTTTTAGTGAAGAAGGCTCTGCTGGCTTTACTGATGTACTGGCTGCGGAAGTGCAGTATGATGAGGTTAGCTTCCCTTTTCCCCCCTTTTATTGTCATTGGATATTTCTTTGCTCTCTAGAATGTTTTCCTTGCTTCTTAAATTATATTCTGTCAAAAGCAAGTTTGTTGCATCTATTTGCGGTCCGGCTACCTTACATTATTGTCCACCTCATAAGATGCAACTTCTCTCCTTTGGTAACCTAAATTTAACCAATTGGTAGCCTCAATTAAATTAGTTCCTAGCAAAAATGTCTCTCAAGTTCATTGTTAATGTACAAGATAGGCTGTCAAATGAGTGGGGAAGAAAACCATTGGTACCTCGTTGGGAATAAGGTTTTTAGATACTGATAAAGAACTATGTTAGACAATGTTAAACTTCTAAATCATTTGGAAATTGAAATATAGTATTGAAGACATCTTAAAACTATGACCCATTACAAATAATGTCATAGAAAACATGTTTGCCTTATTCATAAATTATTGGGACACCTAGTACATTTGATTCCCCTCCTCCCTTTTTTCAGTCTCCAGAGTGTATCAGTTTCACTGCATCTCAGGCTGCTTATTTTGATTACAGGAACCCTCCTAAAACTTGTAAGGAATATCtcaggggcccgtttgataacgtttcaagaaacgtgtttctgccttttctgtttccagaaacagcagaaacggagtaaaaagcgtttgataaaactgtttcgtttcacttattttcagaaataaaaatagaaatttttacttatttatggttcaagaaacgacccaccgtttctggaaatgacttgtggccattttttcattggttactatcgacttctaaaaacatgacttattaaACAcattcaattccgtttctatttctagaaacggaaatttatgtttctgccgtttcttgaaacagaaacagtaaaaacgttatcaaatgggccccaAAAGTGATGCAGTTTGCCGATGGATTTAggatatcttttatttacttttcatttttaaaGCTAGAATTAGTTGGTAGTAATTTTatttagattgaatttttattttagttgccaATTAGttttgtttccattttagtGAACTCCCAATTTTAttgctttggttttcttttataagctgTGTAATACACTAGTAACAGACAGATTTTTTggaatgaatttgagaatttaGGTTTTGGTTGAACAATGGCTGCCGACCCTCCTTTCCTCCTCTTTTGATTTTCTCCCCTTGTCTGATTttttccttatcttcttcttcttcttcttccctctttattttctgtttagttTTTGAAAGAGAGTGACTTAAGAGTAAGTAGGAGAGTGTGATTGATGATCCAAGACCAGCCACCCAGTTCAGGTTGAAATACAGGTACAAGCCTAAGATCGATCTCCATTATCAGGGTTTGAGCTACAATCGACCTTGGCTGAAACTCTCCAACCGGTCAGCCAAAACTcaagccctttggagggtttcttaAGGACCACTAGGGGGCCCTTCAACCAGAATTGCAGAGCCATCCAAGGTCTGTTGAAGCAACTGTAGGAAATTTCCTTCTTGCCTGGGAAACTCTTCTCTGCCCAGATCTGGTTTAGGTCCCTCGATCTCTCTCACTATTGGATAGCTTGGACTGAAGCTTTAATCGAGGGATTTCCACCTATAGGCGACCCTCCTCCAGAAATTCCAGACCAAACCGAGAAGCATTCAAGGAGTCCTCTCCTCTTTCATTTTCCCTGGTTCTTCCGCCTTGCTGGTTAGTATCGTGAGGAAGAAGGAGACTTTGTTTATACACATTAATTCTGGTTATTACAAATAAGTCCCTCCAACTTCTGAATTCTTTATTAAAGACACCCCTCTTTATTAGTTTGCAAAATAACCCCTCACTCTTGGTTTTATTTCAGCTTAACCCCAttatcatctttattttcagaattgatccttctctttggatttaattcctgttaagtccctattcacttatttcactctaaaaggggtTTAAATTGTACCAGAAATTATAATATTGCCCCTAGTCTTGTCTAAAGTGAACTATTTGGTTATTTAGTGGGTCCTAAGCGATTCGATTTCAAtccttggaacccggatccgcatcaaaaAGCTTTAACGCAAGGGGTGTGTTCTTATTGTTAAGGGCATATACATATGCATCAAGCTTAATCTTGATATGTGGAAACTGCAGATTTATGGTTCAAATAGTGAGAGGCGCAAGTTTGAGTGATGGGCATGTGTTATAGAAATGGTTATGCTTTTTTACTTTCTTGAGAGCATTTGCTTGTTAATGAATTCCACAGAACTTCTCGTTGcccctttttttggttaaaataaGTGAAACTTTACCAAAAGAGGCCGAAAAGACCCATACAAATACAAAAAAGGGTCTGGTCATCCAATGAGCAGCCAGCCAGTAGCAAAGGTAGACATTGAAGTTGTTATCAAAGAGTATCTCAAAGACTTAGTCCAGTTATCCTGAAAGGAAGCCTTGAGGCCTTTGAACTGATTCATGATTGAGGATCATGAAAATAAAGTTCCAAGAATTTCAGCTATTCTAGAACAACGCTGCTTGTGTTaaacaaggttcaagaagtctATTTCCAATTGAATCATTTTGTGTTTCGACCAAACTCTGGTCGAAATTCTGTAGGGTCGGTGGTTGGTTTCGTTTGACCATTTTGGTGGTCAAACAGTCAtattttgggctgaaactttGTAGAGACCCTAATTAAGCATCGCTAAACACAGTGGACCTTTAGATTGTTGAAAAACACACTTGAATTGTTAGTTTGGTGTCGGACCCTAGGTTCGCATTATATGCCGTACCTTACTTGTATATTTCTCTAAGATAGCCTATGCTACACATTATTTAGTATTATAACATATAAAGAAACCAATTAAATATGCAATTACAAGTGACAAGTGGAGAAAAATCATTTAATgctattaaatttcaaaatattacatcatGATTGTACAGCCATTTACTTCACATAAGGTGCAAATAACAAAAGTCCCCTGCCCTTCCTTCTAATCTCTTACTCTATGCCAATACAACATAAGAGTTTTGGGCGAgctggaaagaaaaggaagattgtTGTCTCTGATGAAATTGTTCCTCTGACTCGACCATAAAAGATGACCATGTTATGGTTATTGGAAGAAACTCCCAAAGTCCATCAAAGCAGTCTGATATGTCATAATCCACATACTCTAGGTACCCCAACCTTGGATATTGATCAATGGGTCGGGAAGATGATGCGAATGTTCCTCCACCGTGATTGCTTGGTAGACTGGATTGATACGCTTGCTGGGGGCTTGTGAAGGAGAAGATGCTATCCACGAATAAGCCACATCTTGTGCCTGATCATCATGAGTAGTACGGaaggaagatgatgaagagtCATGTTGATCAATCCCACCATACCCGATACTAGATGTGTTTGTGGGAAATGATGTGCACACCATTATCTTGGCTGACCGAATCCACTAGTACCCTCCAAATTGAGGCAGCCAAGTATGTCAGAGACGAAAGAAACATCTATCACCATGTTTTTAGGCTACTAGCAGGTTATCGAAACCACACGCCGAAATGGGTCGAAACAATACCAATTTTGACAACTTTTAGTTAATAAAACCAGGTTGATGTAAGACTAGATCACATAGGACCTAATCCCAGGCAGAATTTGAAAATCTGGGCTGAAATAGGATCAAATTAAGAAGTCACACACCGGGGCTCGGATGAGCCTGAAATTTGGGGTGAAAGTGGCCAATATTATCCCCAAACTATCCTCCAAATTTTTCTTGAACccattgagtaggtacgaaaccAATCACGACCATAGATACCATGGACaagaaaaatagggttttgagAGTTCGACAAGGAGAAAACTTGTAATCAGCAGATCTGACCACCATGGGCACCAAGAGCTGGTCGAGTGCTTCTTTATGGGGATGAGCAAGTCTTCAAAAGGCTTTAGTGCCtgtctttttggttttttatgtaTCTCCAATGTTTTGTTAATCTTCTTTTCGTTGTGCACTTTATATGGCATGTTCAGTTTCTTGGGATCTTTTGCTTCCa
This genomic stretch from Macadamia integrifolia cultivar HAES 741 chromosome 2, SCU_Mint_v3, whole genome shotgun sequence harbors:
- the LOC122057649 gene encoding probable LRR receptor-like serine/threonine-protein kinase At3g47570, with amino-acid sequence MILFPIASGQGLYVAVTGIQTGSSPLPSNGLVGSVAPEIGNLSFLREISLQNNSFHGEIPREVSFLFRLQYLYLLNNSFEGEIPHNISRCSNLIELSLGSNHIVGKILVELGTLLKLHFLSINDNRLTGQIPPSIKNLSYLEYIVITSNYISGSIPNALGQMKRLQFLALADNMLSGTIPPTIYNLSSLAVFEVGFNQLYGSLPPFLGFTLPNLWWFSVANNQFHGSIPISVSNLSKLEVFLTALNSFTGKVAIDFGGLSRLNMFSLAVNQLGSGEADDLNFVNTLTNCSSLSILELQENQFGGMLPESIANLSTQLTKLRLSKNQIYGKIPVGIGNLVNLQVLGLTENILEGSIPSSIGKLQMLHTLFLYSNRFTGPIPFSLGNLTLLIRLYLNDNHLQKIPSSLGKCKYLLHLDLSGNSFSGIIPRVIFDLSSLIELYLSRNSFFDSLPLEVGRLTNLGILAASKNMLYGQIPFTLGSCTSLEHLFMEGNLLQGSIPPSLSSLRGLQDLDLSHNNLSGSIPKYLGAFKFLRKLNLSFNHLEGEVSVDGAFGNLSVVSVIGNDKLCGGIPELHLLACQTQKLKEDGKPHVFKLIVILCGCGGFLCLIFGAFFFIFYRRRKEKKESTLLMIESLHFKISYAQLLKATDGFSSANLIGVGGFGSVYKGVLNNGKTIVAVKVLNIRQRGASKSFKVECESLRNIRHRNLVKILTSCSSIDFEGNDFKALVYEFMPGGNLESWLHPHANGIQDEQKHLNLVQRLNIAIDMATALDYLHHHCHTQIIHCDLKPSNILLDADLTAHLGDFGISRILSKVTSRSQNHTSSIGIKGSIGYIAPEYGAGVDISTIGDVYSYGILLLEMFTGKRRMKYSKITLIFTAGLRWL